One Jeotgalicoccus saudimassiliensis DNA window includes the following coding sequences:
- a CDS encoding prohibitin family protein: MKKMYSAIAVGVLVLAGLVIGLILMISKVENGHVGVIYSINGGVQDEVLGQGWHIVYPTERVIEYPVRTQNKNYESLAVATIDGKTINMPVSLNYHVDSEKAAAVYKKFGNVTIEDLEEGYIKTRINDALRQTVSEYTVIEAFGERIGDIKLETIDVAKADLENDGIIIEDIMLSAPQPDAETQKAIDDRVKATQELERKKTDKLIATEEAERKRIEAEGEAEANRVIQESLSEEVLMQQLIEKWSGTQPISIGGEGVMIDLPAPQTEEDKSEE; this comes from the coding sequence ATGAAGAAAATGTATTCGGCAATAGCTGTCGGGGTGCTTGTCCTCGCGGGTCTGGTTATCGGACTGATTTTAATGATTTCAAAAGTTGAAAACGGACACGTCGGTGTAATTTACAGTATTAACGGCGGAGTGCAGGATGAAGTGCTCGGTCAGGGATGGCACATCGTTTATCCGACTGAGCGCGTGATTGAATATCCGGTCCGTACGCAGAACAAAAACTACGAATCGCTTGCAGTTGCAACGATTGACGGTAAAACAATCAACATGCCGGTATCTCTGAACTACCACGTGGACAGCGAAAAAGCGGCTGCTGTGTATAAGAAATTCGGTAACGTCACAATTGAAGACCTGGAAGAAGGTTACATAAAAACCCGTATTAATGACGCACTGCGTCAGACGGTGTCAGAGTATACTGTAATTGAAGCGTTCGGTGAACGCATCGGAGACATTAAACTAGAAACGATTGATGTCGCTAAAGCGGATCTTGAAAATGACGGTATTATTATTGAGGATATCATGCTGAGCGCGCCGCAGCCTGATGCGGAAACTCAAAAAGCAATCGACGACCGTGTGAAAGCAACTCAGGAACTGGAACGTAAGAAAACCGATAAACTGATTGCAACAGAAGAGGCAGAACGTAAACGTATTGAAGCTGAAGGTGAAGCAGAAGCAAACAGAGTGATTCAGGAATCGCTTAGTGAGGAAGTGCTGATGCAGCAGCTGATCGAAAAATGGAGCGGCACTCAGCCGATATCAATCGGCGGCGAAGGTGTAATGATTGATTTACCGGCACCGCAGACAGAAGAAGACAAGTCGGAAGAATAA